In the Anser cygnoides isolate HZ-2024a breed goose chromosome 27, Taihu_goose_T2T_genome, whole genome shotgun sequence genome, one interval contains:
- the MYO9B gene encoding unconventional myosin-IXb isoform X3, whose translation MSLTDADSAVCQAKAVYNLHIYPQLSTESAPCCKVTATKDTTSSDVIKDVINILNLDVSKHYVLVEVKESGGEEWVLDINDSPVHRVLLWPRRAQDEHPQKDGYYFLLQERNTDGTIKYAQMQLLSKETDARRLVERGFLPWHQEDFDDLCNIPNLTEKTLLENLKCRFLKHKIYTYAGSILIAINPFKFLPIYNPKYVKLYENHQLGKLEPHIFAIADVAYHTMLKKHINQCIVISGESGSGKTQSTNFLIHCLTALSQKGYASGVERTILGAGPVLEAFGNAKTAHNNNSSRFGKFIQVNYLENGIVRGAVVEKYLLEKSRLVSHEKGERNYHVFYYLLLGVNEEERKEFHLKQPEDYFYLNQHNLKIEDGEDLRHDFERLKQAMEMVGFLSATKKQIFSVLSAILYLGNVTYKKKATGRDEGLEVGPPEVLDILSQLLKVKREILVEVLTKRKTVTANDKLILPYSLNEAITARDSMAKSLYSALFDWIVLRINHALLNKKDMEESVTCLSIGVLDIFGFEDFETNSFEQFCINYANEQLQYYFNQHIFKLEQEEYKSEGITWHNIDYTDNVACIHLISKKPTGLFYLLDEESNFPHATNQTLLAKFKQQHEENKFFVGTPVMEPAFIIRHFAGKVKYQIKDFREKNMDYMRPDIVALLRSSDSAYVRELIGMDPVAVFRWAVLRAVIRAMAVFAEAGRQRAQKTAGVVRQGPRVPLGELQRSNTPVEKVYRDMHEQIIASIKGLPWQGDDPCKLLRSLNRLQHRSHFMKSRGIKQKQIIPKNLLDSKSLKLIVSMTLHDRTTKSLLHLHKKKKPPSISAQFQTSLNKLLETLGKAEPFFIRCIRSNAEKKEMLFDESLVLQQLRYTGMLETVRIRRSGYSAKYTFQEFIDQFQVLLPKNARASKEDIFAYLNKLQLDKNYCQIGKTKVFMKEAERQILQETLHKEVIRKIILLQSWLRMVLERRRFLRTRQAAIVLQACWRSRCVRRALQRNNAAVYIQSVWRRYREQKCYLQQKKRICLVQAVVRGHLQRKRFQKMAIEKQKAEEEQRKMHEAQDRENDMNKDEGDEPATDQLPVKHESEPDEAVGGKDEAPNEQAENLSSSQKATLLQKNMIEGSEKVTNSREKREFRRQRGLEHNELQNKHVLFTFDGATLTCHEEQTSSEEALETVPEPKISTEQDAVLQGSSVEEESPNEEKAISDTPPSSEIKETSSIPEQPPASEVERVDKTVDRVEAQGNQNNLLKGSQSCPERPTNLALNLENTLSATGSFQTPAEGWADKNKRLAQKATKDLDSPTSSNIQRYVDDPGKLKYKREKWKGKRQSDAGQNDMLSQSLDGRTRADQSPQDPLAKKGTSSSLNDLLTLAQSVAMNQLSPDTIEEEKGNKKSPLQKKPSDLLPTTDSAVSTQPASQQIDAKSAFKSPLRRLLGKKPDKKIPKEYPDVIDEGDGLSLTSCILFPETGGSQKVSEASSGQPSRLQAGERHVKESSKTKKNRTIKISKISSVSQNWRASMAREIANANELKHLDEFLLNKINDLRSQKSGVECLFFEATEKFRGNIKTMYSAPNGQIHVGYKDLAENYQLLVTNLAKKREEKEVKLVLNLFQSLLDEFIRGYTKKEESEQPKQTKAQKKKRKQDRSIEEHNGHVFTNYQVSIRQSCEHCSSYIWPMEKACLCSVCKLICHKKCMSKIQSSCTSCGKKNEQDTEPRHFGVCVSSLTSERNSVPVVMEKLLEYVEMHGLYTEGIYRKSGSANRMKELKQLLQADPNSVKLENYPIHTITGILKQWLRELPDPLMTSAQYNDFLRAVELPEKQEQLCAIYSVLEQLPQANHNTLERLIFHLVKVALIEDVNRMSPNALAIVFAPCLLRCPDTSDPLTSMKDVSKTTMCVEMLIKEQIRKYKIKMDEINQLEAAESIAFRRLSLLRQNTLWPVKLGFSSPYEGMLSKSPQVKGNDSSNSELDSLNEEEEVSEADNREKEILIDRLQSIKEEKEDITYRLPELDQRGSDEENVDSETSASTESLLEERTGRMDTEGITLSGLHCRAQSSNMPAKDICKVPSLLQTYSSSSSASLASRRRLSLTLSKIKVPRRTPVMPTANIKLPPGIFKCIESQGRISANEESQIVVKRREQPARRTDKIHSVYIAQGSAVAHAQELLDEYEPTAKVKRRFSDPYSHIPCTDE comes from the exons ATGAGTTTAACGGATGCTGACAGTGCAGTTTGCCAGGCAAAGGCAGTCTATAATCTTCATATTTACCCCCAACTCTCGACAGAAAGTGCTCCATGCTGCAAAGTGACAGCAACCAAGGACACCACGTCTTCAGATGTCATCAAGGATGTGATTAATATCTTAAACTTGGATGTCTCAAAACATTACGTGCTTGTGGAGGTGAAAGAATCCGGTGGTGAAGAATGGGTACTTGATATAAATGATTCTCCTGTTCATAGAGTTTTACTTTGGCCTCGCCGTGCTCAGGATGAGCATCCTCAAAAGGATGGGTACTACTTTCTTTTGCAAGAAAGGAACACTGATGGGACCATCAAATATGCCCAGATGCAACTGCTTTCCAAGGAGACGGATGCTCGACGATTGGTTGAAAGAGGTTTTCTTCCATGGCATCAGGAGGACTTTGATGACTTGTGCAATATCCCCAACTTAACAGAGAAAACACTCCTAGAAAATCTCAAATGTCGCTTTCTAAAACACAAAATTTATACTTACGCAGGAAGTATTTTGATTGCAATTAACCCCTTCAAGTTCTTGCCCATTTATAATCCTAAATATGTCAAGCTATATGAGAACCATCAGCTTGGGAAGTTGGAGCCTCATATCTTTGCCATTGCTGATGTGGCTTATCACACAATGCTTAAAAAACATATTAATCAGTGCATAGTTATATCAGGTGAAAGTGGCTCTGGAAAAACTCAAAGCACAAACTTCTTAATTCACTGCCTCACAGCACTAAGCCAGAAAGGGTACGCAAGTGGTGTGGAGAGAACTATTCTAGGAGCTGGACCAGTTCTGGAG GCATTTGGAAATGCAAAAACAGCACATAACAATAACTCCAGTCGTTTTGGAAAGTTTATTCAAGTCAACTATTTAGAGAATGGTATTGTCCGAGG GGCTGTTGTTGAAAAATACCTGCTTGAAAAATCACGTCTGGTTTCTCATGAAAAAGGTGAAAG GAATTATCATGTCTTTTATTATTTGCTACTTGGAGTCAATGAGGAAGAGCGTAAAGAATTTCACCTCAAGCAACCTGAAGATTATTTCTACCTCAACCAG CATAACTTGAAAATTGAAGATGGGGAAGATCTCCGGCATGACTTTGAAAGATTAAAACAAGCGATGGAGATGGTTGGCTTTctttcagcaacaaaaaaaca gattttttcagtgctttcagctATTCTTTATTTGGGCAACGTTACGTACAAGAAGAAAGCTACAGGTCGTGATGAAGGATTGGAAGTTGGACCTCCTGAAGTGCTGGACATTCTTTCTCAGCTTTTGAAA GTCAAACGTGAGATTTTAGTGGAAGtgctaacaaaaagaaaaactgtgacTGCTAATGATAAGCTTATTTTGCCATATAGTCTCAATGAG GCAATAACAGCTCGTGATTCAATGGCAAAATCCTTGTACAGTGCTCTGTTTGATTGGATTGTTCTGCGAATTAATCATGCACTCCTtaataagaaggacatggaggaaTCTGTTACA TGTTTGTCCATTGGTGTACTGGATATTTTTGGGTTTGAAGACTTTGAAACCAACAGTTTTGAGCAGTTCTGCATAAATTATGCTAACGAGCAGCTTCAGTATTATTTCAATCAGCATATTTTCAAATTGGAACAG GAGGAATATAAGAGTGAAGGGATCACTTGGCACAATATTGACTATACTGATAATGTGGCCTGCATTCACTTAATCAGCAAGAAGCCCACTGGTCTCTTCTATCTTCTGGATGAAGAAAGCAA ttTTCCACATGCCACCAACCAAACTCTACTTGCAAAATTCAAACAGCAGCACGAGGAGAACAAGTTTTTTGTTGGAACCCCAGTAATGGAACCTGCTTTTATTATTCGACACTTTGCCGGGAAAGTTAAATACCAGATAAAA gatttcagagagaaaaatatggaTTATATGAGACCAGATATTGTTGCTTTACTACGAAGCAGTGACAGCGCTTATGTTCGGGAGCTGATAGGAATGGATCCGGTAGCTGTGTTCCGTTGGGCTGTTCTGCGGGCAGTTATTCGAGCAATGGCCGTCTTTGCAGAAGCTGGACGCCAGAGAGCTCAGAAGACTGCAG GAGTGGTGCGCCAAGGACCCCGAGTTCCCCTTGGAGAACTCCAGAGATCAAATACACCAGTAGAAAAAGTTTACCG AGACATGCATGAACAAATCATCGCAAGTATTAAAGGACTTCCATGGCAGGGAGATGATCCCTGTAAGCTGCTTCGGTCACTCAATCGACTTCAACACCGCTCCCACTTCAT gaaaagtAGAGGTatcaaacaaaagcagatcaTTCCCAAG AACTTGTTGGATTCCAAATCTCTGAAGCTCATAGTAAGCATGACTCTACATGATCGAACTACAAAATCCCTCTTGCACTTgcacaaaaagaagaaacccCCTAGCATAAGCGCGCAATTCCAG ACTTCACTTAATAAATTACTGGAGACACTGGGGAAGGCTGAGCCGTTCTTCATCCGCTGTATCCGCTCCAATGCTGAGAAG aaagagatgCTCTTTGATGAAAGCTTGGTGCTTCAACAGTTAAGGTACACTGGCATGCTTGAAACCGTGCGAATCAGAAGATCTGGCTACAGTGCCAAGTATACATTCCAG GAATTCATAGATCAGTTTCAGGTGCTACTTCCCAAAAATGCCAGAGCCTCTAAGGAAGacatttttgcttatttgaaTAAACTACAACTGGATAAAAACTACTGTCAAATAGGGAAGACCAAG GTTTTTATGAAAGAGGCTGAACGGCAGATACTACAGGAAACACTACACAAAGAAGTGATCAGGAAAATCATTCTTCTTCAGAGCTGGCTCAGGATGGTTTTAGAAAGGAGACGCTTTCTCCGAACACGGCAAGCAGCAATTGTTTTACAG GCTTGCTGGCGTTCCCGCTGTGTTAGGAGGGCACTGCAAAGGAATAATGCTGCTGTTTATATTCAGTCAGTATGGCGAAGATATAGGGAGCAAAAATGTTACCTTCAGCAGAAGAAGAGAATTTGTCTTGTGCAAGCTGTGGTGAGAGGGCATCTTCAGCGTAAGAG atttcagaaaatggctatagaaaagcaaaaagctgaagaagaacagagaaaaatgcatgaagCTCAAGACAGAGAGAATGATATGAACAAGGATGAGGGCGATGAACCAGCAACAGATCAATTGCCTGTGAAACATGAGTCAGAGCCGGATGAAGCTGTTGGGGGCAAAGACGAAGCTCCAAATGAGCAAGCTGAAAACCTAAGCTCATCTCAAAAAGCCACGTTACTTCAGAAGAACATGATAGAGGGCTCTGAGAAAGTAACAAACAGCCGGGAGAAACGTGAATTCCGCCGGCAGAGGGGGCTGGAACATAATGAGTTACAAAATAAGCATGTCCTGTTTACCTTCGATGGAGCAACTTTAACGTGCCATGAGGAACAAACCTCTTCTGAAGAGGCCCTGGAAACTGTTCCAGAGCCAAAAATATCCACAGAACAAGATGCTGTCCTTCAGGGAAGTAGTGTGGAAGAAGAGAgtccaaatgaagaaaaagccaTTTCGGACACACCACCCTCAAGCGAGATAAAAGAAACTAGTTCTATTCCTGAGCAACCACCTGCATCAGAAGTAGAAAGAGTAGATAAGACAGTTGATAGAGTGGAAGCACAAGGGAACCAAAATAACCTGTTAAAGGGCAGCCAAAGCTGTCCTGAAAGGCCGACAAATCTTGCACTGAATCTTGAAAACACACTTTCTGCTACTGGGAGCTTTCAAACTCCAGCTGAAGGTTGGGCAGATAAAAACAAACGTCTTGCTCAGAAGGCAACCAAAGATCTGGATAGTCCTACTTCTTCCAATATCCAGAGATACGTGGATGATCCAGGGAAACTGAAGTACAAGAGAGAAaagtggaaaggaaagagacagTCTGATGCTGGTCAGAATGACATGCTGAGCCAGTCTTTGGATGGAAGAACACGTGCAGATCAGTCTCCTCAGGATCCGTTGGC AAAGAAGGGGACTTCATCTTCATTAAATGATCTCTTAACGTTGGCCCAGTCTGTTGCTATGAATCAG CTATCACCAGATAcgatagaagaagaaaaaggcaacaagaaaTCTCCTTTGCAAAAGAAGCCCAGTGACCTCTTACCTACCACAGATTCAGCTGTTTCCACACAGCCAGCAAGTCAGCAAATAGATGCCAA GTCTGCTTTCAAAAGTCCATTGCGTAgacttttggggaaaaagcCAGACAAGAAAATTCCAAAGGAGTATCCTGATGTGATTGATGAAGGTGACGGACTCTCACTTACATCTTGTATCCTGTTTCCAGAAACAGGAGGATCACAGAAGGTTTCGGAAG CTTCTTCTGGACAGCCGAGTCGTCTCCAGGCAGGGGAACGCCATGTGAAGGAGAGtagtaaaacaaagaagaaCCGTACTATCAAGATCAGCAAGATCTCAAGTGTGTCTCAGAATTGGCGAGCTTCCATGGCCCGTGAGATTGCAAATGCCAATGAACTGAAACATCTTGATGAGTTCCTTCTAAACAAG ATAAATGACTTGCGCTCCCAGAAGTCTGGCGttgaatgtttgttttttgaagccacagagaaattcagaggaaaTATCAAGACCATGTACTCTGCTCCT aaTGGGCAAATCCATGTTGGCTACAAGGATCTGGCGGAAAATTACCAGCTTCTAGTTACAAATCTGGccaaaaaaagggaagagaaagaagtcaAGCTGGTTTTGAATCTTTTCCAATCCCTTCTGGATGAATTCATCAGAGGATATACAAAAAAAGAGGAATCTGAACAGCCCAAG CAAACCAAAGCCCAGAAGAAGAAACGAAAACAAGATCGTTCA ATTGAAGAACATAATGGCCACGTATTCACAAACTACCAAGTGAGCATTCGGCAGTCATGTGAACACTGCTCATCCTACATCTGGCCCATGGAAAAGGCATGTCTCTGCAGTG TTTGCAAGTTGATTTGTCACAAGAAGTGCATGTCCAAAATCCAGAGCAGCTGTACATCCTGTGGAAAAAAG AATGAACAGGATACAGAACCACGTCACTTCGGAGTATGTGTGAGTTCCCTGACCAGTGAGAGAAATTCAGTCCCCGTTGTCATGGAGAAGCTGCTGGAGTATGTGGAGATGCATGGCCTCTACACAGAAGGCATTTACAGGAAATCAGGATCAGCAAATCGTATGAAAGAGCTGAAGCAGTTGTTGCAAGCAG ATCCAAACTCAGTGAAACTGGAGAATTACCCTATTCACACTATTACGGGCATCCTTAAGCAATGGCTTCGGGAATTACCAGATCCACTAATGACCTCGGCACAGTACAATGATTTTCTTCGTGCTGTAG AACTACCAGAAAAACAGGAGCAACTCTGTGCCATTTACAGTGTCCTCGAACAGCTTCCACAAGCAAATCACAACACCTTGGAACGACTCATCTTCCACCTAGTCAA AGTGGCTCTGATAGAAGATGTCAACCGTATGTCACCTAATGCCTTGGCCATTGTTTTTGCTCCGTGCCTCTTACGTTGTCCCGATACCTCAGACCCTTTAACCAGCATGAAAGATGTTTCAAAAACAACCAT GTGTGTAGAAATGCTGATAAAGGAACAGATAAGGAAGTACAAGATAAAAATGGATGAAATAAATCAGCTGGAAGCAGCTGAAAGCATTGCTTTTCGAAGACTCTCGTTGCTTCGGCAGAATACG CTCTGGCCTGTAAAACTTGGGTTTTCTTCCCCTTATGAGGGGATGCTG AGTAAAAGCCCACAGGTTAAAGGAAATGACAGTAGCAACTCAgaactggactcactgaatgAAGAAGAGGAAGTTTCTGAAGCTGATAACCGAGAAAAGGAGATTCTCATTGATCGCTTACAGTcgataaaagaagaaaa GGAAGATATAACTTATCGGTTACCTGAGCTTGATCAGCGAGGCTCTGATGAGGAAAATGTAGACTCTGAGACCTCAGCAAGCACAGAGAGCCTGCTAGAGGAGAGAACAGGACGGATGGATACCGAAG gaattACACTTTCTGGATTACACTGCCGTGCTCAGAGCTCCAATATGCCTGCCAAAGACATTTGCAAAGTGCCTTCTCTTTTGCAAACCTATTCAAGCTCTTCCTCTGCATCCCTGGCTTCAAGACGCAGACTATCTTTAACGCTGTCCAAGATTAAAGTGCCCCGTCGAACTCCAGTGATGCCAACAGCAAATATAAAGCTTCCTCCTGGGATTTTCAAATGTATAGAATCTCAGGGAAGGATTTCAGCTAATGAAGAGTCTCAAATAGTGGTGAAACGAAGGGAGCAGCCAGCAAGGCGAACTGATAAAATCCACTCTGTATACATTGCACAAGGGTCTGCAGTGGCCCACGCTCAGGAACTTTTAGATGAATATGAACCAACAGCAAAAGTAAAACGGAGGTTTTCGGACCCTTACTCCCACATTCCCTGTACAGATGAATGA